The DNA sequence CGAACTCAAGATGGTGTCATTATTCGTTCTGATCCAACGATGACTCAGCCTTACACCGTTATTCTTCGCCCCTAGGAGTTCGAAATGAAGAAGTTAATATTTGTTATTGCCGCTTTACTGCTTGTCGGCTGTCAGCCTCTGCAAAACATGAGGCCAGGCGATTACTTAGTTGCCGTTGGTTACGCGAGTATCAGTGAGCAAAAGGGACGTAACGACGAGGAAAGGCGCATTCGTGCGATGAGAGCTTCCAAGATCGATGCTTATCGTGAACTTGCTGAACAAGTGTATGGTATGAGAGTGAGCGGCCGAGCAGAGCTTGAAGATCAACGCCTTGGCACTGAACGTACTTCTGGTGCAGTTGATGGCGTAATCCGTGGCGCAGAAGTAGTGCGCAGCTACCCAGTGGGTGATAGCTATGTAACAGAGCTCCAATTAGATATCCGTAAGATGGAAGAGCTACGTAATTACGGTGAAGTTCAGGCAGTGCCTGAGAAGAGACAACAAACGTTGTTCTAGTTTTAGGAGCATCCAGTTATAGTTTACCTAATTATATTGGCTGCCACTCGCTTTCCAGATGGCGTATCGGCAACCAATAACGGTTATGACTAAGAAAGCGGCAAGTATGAAAATACTTGCCGCTTTTTTGTGTTTATCGTTTATTAGGGGCATTTACAGGTTTAGAGAGACTTTGACGGTGTAGCGAGAAGGGTATGCTGAGATACAGATACAGATACAGATACAAGCAAGAAGGGTGTTGTGCGAAGAAGATTAGCCCAATTAGGCTTTTACATTGGTTCCCAGCGTAGAAATCGTATGCGTTTGGCCACCGGCATTGTAAGTCATACCAATTTTACCATGGCTTTGCTGCATCATATTGCTGAGTTTTTTGAAACTGAGGTGTGCTCGATTCAAGGCTTCGCCATTGACTAGGTTCGCTTGGTGGCAGTCGTGCACTATGGACTTGATGGTTGCGACTAACTGAGCAAGTTCAGGGTTCTCGGTCAATTCTGAGATATTGGTATGGGTAGCAATTCGTTGATCGGTTGATCTTAGCTGTTCAACAAGGACCACTTTTTCTTTGGCGATTCGCTCAATATCGTTTGATTGTCGGCTCGTAATAGCGGTTTTCTCTGAACTTAGTAATTCAGATAAGGCTTTGGCATTTTGAAGTTGAAAATTAACTAAATCTGCTAGTGCCGCCATAACGTAAACCTATTCATAACCTCGTGTACTTTAAGACAATAACTTCAATGAAAAGTTAGTGTTTTCTTAAAGGCCTTTTAATTCATCTTCGAACTTGATCATGTTGTCAGCCAGTTTTTCTGGATCGACAGTGTATGAACCATTCGCAATCGCTTCTTTGATCGCAGCAACTTTTACAGAGTCAAAGCTTGGTTGTGCAGCCATGTCTTGATGGAGCTGACCAATCGCTTTGCCTTGTTGGCTTAGTGAAACCGCGTCTTTGCTTGCTGGTGATTTAGTTGACACATCAGAACGTGATGCCTCAGAGCTAGAATCAGAGCGTACTGCTGGTCGGTTAGTGGTCGTTAGGGTTTGCCCTGAACGAATATTATCAATGCCTGCCATAGTTAAGCCTTTTTCTTCAAAAATGGGAACCTGTACAGTCAATATCGACCAAGGGTTCGAATACTTTAGCAATTTTTAGCTCAATAGTCGAAAAGGGACAAAACACCACAGTCGTTACATTTTGGCGTTAAAGTTGAGAGCAAAATAACTAACGATACCGTCAATTTAGAAGTAAAGAGTTAAAAGTAAACCGTGACTTCAGACATGCTGGTAACAATACCTTCAATTATACGCTGTGATTTATCATTTTTCACTCTTACTTGATCACCCATTGAGCCATCCGTAAGCGCAGTCCCTTTGGTGGTAATGGTCATGCCACCTTTTACTGCCTGTATGATAACCTTCTCGTTTCGGCATACGACACAGATATCGCCTCTTTCGACAACATCGCCTGGCCTCAGGTTTTTTTTCACCTTAGCGCCGATCACTTGTTGGGGAGCGGTGAAACCTTGACGACGAAACTTGTTAAGCGAAATCATAGCGGTGGTGACATCGTATTGACCAACGATTTCGCCTCTTGCTAGTGAGCGTGTTGTTGTGACTAGTGGTACTGACATTGAAAGGCGTACCGGCACGTAAACTCGCCACTCATCAGGAACACATTGCACTAAAACCGTAATGCTACTGCGGGTATTGCTGGTGGTTGAGGCGCTGGTATCTAGAGGAATAGGGCAATCTGTTGCTTTGATTCTAGAGTCCACATTTGCTGAGTTAACAAAGAGTTCGCCGCCTTGTGGCTGCTCAACTGTCTCTAGGATGTGTTGTTCCGCCGCAGATTGAATCATTTCAATTTGCTCTGGAGTCGCAGCTTGTACAAAAAAACTAAACAATATTGATAAAATGCCGATAAACTTAGCGACAGTTTTAAAAGTAGCTCTACACATTGCTATGGAAAAAAGCGGC is a window from the Vibrio splendidus genome containing:
- a CDS encoding flagella synthesis protein FlgN — protein: MAALADLVNFQLQNAKALSELLSSEKTAITSRQSNDIERIAKEKVVLVEQLRSTDQRIATHTNISELTENPELAQLVATIKSIVHDCHQANLVNGEALNRAHLSFKKLSNMMQQSHGKIGMTYNAGGQTHTISTLGTNVKA
- the flgP gene encoding flagellar assembly lipoprotein FlgP, encoding MKKLIFVIAALLLVGCQPLQNMRPGDYLVAVGYASISEQKGRNDEERRIRAMRASKIDAYRELAEQVYGMRVSGRAELEDQRLGTERTSGAVDGVIRGAEVVRSYPVGDSYVTELQLDIRKMEELRNYGEVQAVPEKRQQTLF
- the flgA gene encoding flagellar basal body P-ring formation chaperone FlgA; protein product: MIYHKTNLPLFSIAMCRATFKTVAKFIGILSILFSFFVQAATPEQIEMIQSAAEQHILETVEQPQGGELFVNSANVDSRIKATDCPIPLDTSASTTSNTRSSITVLVQCVPDEWRVYVPVRLSMSVPLVTTTRSLARGEIVGQYDVTTAMISLNKFRRQGFTAPQQVIGAKVKKNLRPGDVVERGDICVVCRNEKVIIQAVKGGMTITTKGTALTDGSMGDQVRVKNDKSQRIIEGIVTSMSEVTVYF
- the flgM gene encoding flagellar biosynthesis anti-sigma factor FlgM, with protein sequence MAGIDNIRSGQTLTTTNRPAVRSDSSSEASRSDVSTKSPASKDAVSLSQQGKAIGQLHQDMAAQPSFDSVKVAAIKEAIANGSYTVDPEKLADNMIKFEDELKGL